AGGCTTGCAGCCAGATTGACCGCTGTGGTGGTTTTGCCTACACCGCCCTTTTGATTTGCTATGGCAATTACTTTCGGCATAACTTCCTCACGATTGGAAACTGGATGGGTTCTGCATGTGTTCCACGTGGAACATGTCGAAAGGGAACTCAGTCTTTCCCCCGATGAGAAGGAATGAGAATTCCCCATGCTCGAAAAAGTTCATGATATCGAAGAATGAAAACGTCTCCCTCTTCACACCTGACCTTGAAGTACCGCAATGGCATGCGCGTAGAATCCAGACGGCCTTCGTACCATCTGTCCAGGATCTGTGCAATCTGAAATCGCTGTCCGCGCC
This region of Desulforhabdus amnigena genomic DNA includes:
- a CDS encoding DUF6504 family protein, whose product is MELERITVVTRDEYAGAQDPIAFVWRGQRFQIAQILDRWYEGRLDSTRMPLRYFKVRCEEGDVFILRYHELFRAWGILIPSHRGKD